Proteins co-encoded in one Medicago truncatula cultivar Jemalong A17 chromosome 8, MtrunA17r5.0-ANR, whole genome shotgun sequence genomic window:
- the LOC112417135 gene encoding disease resistance protein RUN1, with protein sequence MGAKLFGPGSVLIITTRDVRVLNLVKVDYVCTMKEMDEKESLELFSWHAFRQPSPIQDYCKLSKKVVAYCGGLPVALEVLGSYLYERTKQEWISVLLKLERIPNDQVQEKLRISYDGLKDDMEKDIFLDICCFFIGKDRAEVTEILNGCGLYANIGISVLIERSLVKIEKNNKLGMHCLIRDMGREIIRESSAKEPGKRSRLWFHEDVHDILTKHTVRTFPY encoded by the coding sequence ATGGGAGCTAAATTGTTTGGTCCGGGAAGTGTATTAATAATTACAACCAGAGATGTACGCGTGCTTAATTTAGTTAAGGTTGACTATGTATGTACAATGAAGGAAATGGACGAAAAGGAGTCCCTTGAGCTTTTCAGTTGGCATGCTTTTAGACAACCTAGTCCGATACAAGACTACTGTAAACTCTCCAAAAAAGTAGTTGCTTATTGTGGAGGATTACCAGTTGCTCTTGAAGTCCTTGGTTCATACTTATATGAGAGGACAAAACAAGAATGGATAAGTGTACTCTTGAAATTAGAGAGAATTCCCAATGATCAAGTGCAAGAGAAACTGAGAATTAGCTACGATGGTTTAAAGGATGATATGGAAAAAGATATATTTCTTGACATATGTTGTTTCTTTATAGGCAAGGATAGAGCCGAAGTTACAGAGATACTAAATGGCTGTGGACTTTATGCAAATATTGGAATAAGTGTTCTCATAGAGCGGAGCCttgtaaaaattgaaaagaataaCAAGCTTGGAATGCATTGTTTGATAAGAGACATGGGAAGAGAAATTATTCGTGAAAGTTCTGCAAAAGAGCCTGGGAAGCGTAGTAGATTGTGGTTTCATGAGGATGTGCATGACATTTTGACAAAACATACTGTAAGAACTTTTCCGTATTAA